One stretch of Leishmania braziliensis MHOM/BR/75/M2904 complete genome, chromosome 16 DNA includes these proteins:
- a CDS encoding mitochondrial ornithine carrier protein-like protein, translated as MSLRNDFISGTAGGFAGVLIEHPFDTVKVLLQSYGGTRYVGYTDCITKLIRQDGAIGFYRGVTARLIASSLEHAWVFAAYKWTLRLIGAGDRPTLPQILLGGCGSGAVATACLTPFELVKCRMQADGRRGQRQYRGSLDCAQQVFRQHGVKGFYKGGFAMLCREVPGVVVWCGTYDTLKSWMTPEGMPSESLPLWKLMIAGGCSGVAFWTALYPSDMVKTRIQVDPMYGRLSLWGAMTRIYQSEGLRALYRGWALTAARSFPSNAVIFAVFDGCNRVLSPEPLLMVGASSTLSEPSAVS; from the coding sequence ATGAGTTTGCGTAATGATTTTATCTCTGGCACCGCTGGCGGGTTTGCGGGGGTGCTGATCGAGCACCCCTTTGACACCGTGAAGGTACTCCTGCAGTCGTACGGCGGCACGCGGTACGTCGGCTACACGGACTGCATCACGAAGCTCATTCGTCAGGATGGCGCCATTGGTTTTTACCGCGGCGTGACGGCACGTCTCATTGCCTCTAGCTTGGAGCACGCCTGGGTGTTCGCGGCATACAAGTGGACGCTGCGCTTGATCGGCGCGGGTGATCGGCCCACTCTACCGCAGATACTACTGGGCGggtgtggcagcggtgcggtAGCGACGGCGTGCTTGACACCGTTCGAATTGGTCAAGTGCCGCATGCAGGCCGATGGCAGGAGGGGGCAGCGACAGTACCGCGGCTCGCTGGACTGTGCCCAGCAGGTTTTTCGTCAGCACGGCGTCAAAGGATTCTACAAGGGCGGCTTTGCCATGCTCTGCCGCGAGGTGCCcggtgtggtggtgtggtgcgGCACGTACGATACTCTGAAGAGCTGGATGACGCCAGAGGGAATGCCGAGTGAGAGCTTGCCATTGTGGAAGCTCATGATAGCAGGTGGGTGCAGTGGCGTTGCCTTCTGGACCGCCTTGTACCCCTCCGACATGGTCAAAACCCGCATCCAAGTGGACCCCATGTATGGCAGGCTGAGCCTGTGGGGGGCGATGACGCGAATATATCAGAGCGAGGGCCTGCGCGCTCTCTATCGAGGCTGGGCCCTCACGGCCGCGCGCTCCTTCCCCTCTAACGCAGTCATCTTCGCCGTCTTTGATGGCTGTAATCGCGTGCTGTCGCCAGAGCCTTTACTGATGGTCGGTGCGTCATCCACGCTGAGTGAACCCAGTGCAGTATCGTAA